In the Cryptococcus neoformans var. neoformans JEC21 chromosome 1, complete sequence genome, one interval contains:
- a CDS encoding expressed protein: MRFTWLLVVAVGIVLSLADSAYCHAHGSGHFPKASRQRHHLQPRPLLSPEQRHDHATLLLPRSNSTAISSNATNAVEASAEPSLPTRPSTVLTAPPSPVPTPLDLSISTSLSSSCMLYLASLVSSETFLYCLPFSLLLTTSTAYSSIVAKALASGNYTTLNDLVAYTSSPQPSIDQCVTFMSGVMTALTSKSNCASDISKNVPVAIKTKWGVGNYQVMREAESLVNEDTGVFCYIEAVASERPDDLYLWGLPGGISLPSSSRPSCTDCSASLLNTYESYLSNTTTLNSTVINAAVKRINEACGSSFVNFGKDTQASGDSSCVAVKFIAGLKGAVAFASIVAWMLIVYIDLN, translated from the exons ATGAGATTTACTTGGCTTCTCGTGGTGGCAGTGGGCATTGTTCTATCCCTTGCAGACTCAGCCTACTGTCACGCACATGGATCCGGACACTTCCCCAAGGCCAGCAGGCAGAGACATCACCTCCAGCCACGTCCCCTGCTATCTCCAGAGCAGAGGCACGACCATGCCACCCTCCTGCTGCCCAGGTCCAACTCCACAGCTATCTCCAGTAATGCCACAAACGCTGTAGAGGCATCCGCCGAGCCCTCTCTACCTACACGCCCATCTACAGTCCTCACCgcccctccttctcccgtGCCTACCCCGCTGGATCTCTCAATATCCacctccctctcttcctcctgtaTGCTATATCTCGCATCTCTTGTTTCTTCGGAAACGTTCCTGTACTGTCTTCCATTTTCCTTGCTTCTTACCACCTCAACCGCTTATTCCTCCATTGTGGCCAAAGCTTTGGCCTCTGGCAACTACACAACACTCAATGACCTCGTCGCCTATACGTCTTCCCCACAGCCCAGCATTGATCAATGTGTGACCTTCATGTCTGGCGTCATGACGGCTCTCACAAGCAAATCTAATTGTGCAAGCGACATATCGAAAAATGTTCCTGTTGCCATCAAAACAAAATGGGGTGTAGGGAACTATCAAGTGATGAGAGAAGCCGAAAGTTTGGTCAACGAAGATACTGGAGTTTTTTGTTACATTGAGGCAGTAGCGAGTGAAAGGCCAGATGATCTGTATCTTTGGGGATTGCCAGGCGGTATATC TCTTCCGTCGTCTTCAAGGCCTAGTTGCACGGATTGTTCTGCTTCTTTGCTCAATACCTATGAGTCATACCTTTCTAACACAACAACGCTCAATTCGACGGTTATCAATGCTGCTGTGAAAAGAATCAATGAGGCGTGTGGATCGAGTTTTGTGAATTTTGGGAAAGATACACAAGCAAGCGGCGATTCAAGTTGCGTTGCTGTCAAGTTTATTGCTGGTTTGAAAGGGGCTGTCGCATTTGCAAGCATCGTGGCGTGGATGTTGATTGTATATATTGATTTGAATTAG